The Opitutaceae bacterium nucleotide sequence GTCCGGTCCGTCAGGACGTCGACACCGCTCAGAAAGTACCAGTGATCGACCCGGGTTGCCGGGGTCAGGTCGGGCGCATCGACCGGATCGTCGTTGTAACTGAAATAGCTGGTGGTCCGGGATCCCGGATGACCGGTTAGCCCGTCTGGCGCCGTTGTGGTACGGAGAGTTACCGCGAGATCGGCCATGGGCGGAAGGGCAAGTTCCACGACATCGGAAATCCATTGTGCGCCCGGCTGAATCGTTACCGAAGCCTTTCCGCGGAAGGTCAGTGATCGTGACGAATCGGCAACGATCGCCCCGTCGCCTGCGGACCGGGCGACGGCGGCGGCGTCGATGGTGAGCGGCGCATCACCAAAGCCGTTGGAGAACCGAACCCGCAGCGATTTTCCTCCGACCGATGTTCGAATTTCGCGCACGGTCGCCGACGTAAAACTGATCCGGCGGTTGTTGCCCGGTTCGGTCAGCTGTTGGGCCGTGCTCCAGGTGGCCACCCAACGATCCCGGGTCGGAGCCTGAGATATGGTCCGCCCATTCGAGAAAGACTGGCTAGTTAGGCACGTGGTATGGCCTCTGCTGTCGCCAGGCCAACTCGCCGGTAGTCAGGGCGGGTCCGGTGCCCGGGTATTCATCGGTGCCCATTCCGCGCTTCTCGAGCAACTCATACACGGGTGCGGCGGCAACCGCGGCAAGGAAGGCGCCGCGCTGGTCGATCCATTGTCCCTCCACCTCGGGAGAGCCTACGCTCAGGAACGCGGGTCTGGGCGCGAAAAGGGCAATCAGTTCGTGGGAATCGACGGGCAGGTCTCCGGGCGTCAGCGGTCCGGCATAGCGGATGTAGTTGCCGGCCATCCAGTGGTAGGCGTAGGTTCCCGCGAGATTCTCCACCCGCTCACCGAAGTCGCGGCGATGGAGCACCAGTCCGCCCTTGCCCGATGAGCCGATGAATCCGATGGCGAAACGCGGATCGAAGGCCATGGTCACGGCCGCCGCCTTGCCGTAGCGCGAGAGTCCTTCGATGCCGGCCTGTTTGGCATCGACCGTCGGGTCCGTCTCGAAGTAGTCAAGTGCCCGGCTCGCGCCCCAGGCCCAGGCACGCAAGGCCCCCCATTGGTCGGGCGGGCGCGGTTGGCCTTGGTTGCAGAGACCAATGATGCCCCGCGTCAAACCCTCCCCATTGTCCGCCTGATAGCTGGTCGGAACGATCGTCGCCGCGGCCCAGCCGTGCGCCAGCACCTGCTCTTCCCAGGTCGGACCGGGAGGCGGCGGGAACCGGGCGAGGATTTCGGCCGGCCAGCCGAAATGCAGCATGACGGGCACCGGACCGGCCGCATCAATCGGGGTCGAGAGCGTAAGGTCGATCGTGACTTCAAGGAGTGGATACCCCGAATTGTCGACGTGGCCGGCCAGCCGCCGGGTGAGCACCGCAACGCCTCCCTTGTTCTCTTCGGTGGAGGAGAGAAGCTCCCAACTGACTTGAGGCACCTGGTCCGGGAGGCGGCCGTAGATTTCCCGCTCGAAGTGCTCCAGTATTTCCGGTCGTCGTACTGCCCACCATCGGGCAGGGGTGCGCACGGGTTCGCCTTCGTCGGTGACCAGGGGGGCGGGCAGATCGGGAAAAGGGTTGGCCCTGGCCTCGTCGGTGTTTGGCGCATTCGGTCCGTCGGGGTTGTTGGGATCGGCCCCGGGCCGCATCGAGGTCACCCCCAGGAGAACACGGAGGCGTGCATGGTCCTGGTTGCGATCGAGCTCCACCGGGGCCGGCAGTCCCTCCACGAGGGTCGGCGCTGCCGGCATTTGGGCCGCCGCCGGCGACAGCAGGGCAATCGAGGCAAGGAGAGAGACGAAAAAGCGGATCAACATGGTTCTTTGTTCTTGGGCTTAACCCTGGAGTCGGATTCGTCGAAATGCCACCGATTTTTCTGGAAGGCGATCAGCCAGATCCCTTCATTCGAAAGACCTGCATCCGGCTTGGAGATCGATCTGACCAGCCGATCTACTCCCTCGCTTCAAGAAGATCCAGGAGGGCGTCCCGAACCGCCTTCGGGTGTTCCCATGGGATGAAATGTCCCCAGTCCGGGTCGGTCACGAGGGTGATCTGCGCGTTTCGAAAGGCACGCTTCATGTAGTCCATATTCGCATACGGAACCAGTGCATCCTTCCGGCCGTGCACAAGGACGACGGGTAGGCCGACCTCTGCCAGTCTGGGCTCGAGTGTGGTCAACTCCTGTTTCAGGGCGAGGATTTCCCGGTTGGAGGTGACGAGGTCTGTCGGGATTGCCCAGTTGACCAGGCGCCACTCCGCCACGTGGTTGAACCAGAATTTCTCTTCGAGATCCGGATCGAGCGAGCCGGCGATGATGACGAGGGCGGCGACCTTGGCGGGGAAATCGACGGCGGTCTGCGCGATGACCGGACCGCCGTAGGAATGACCGACCAGAATGGCGGGTTTGTTGGGCGAGAACCGGTTGATGACGGCCGCAACCAGGGCGGCCTGCTTGGAAAGCGAAGGTTCGACACCTCCAGTCCTGGATTCGCCGAACCCGGGTCGGTCGAAGGCAATCAACTGTGCTCCGGCCAGCAGTCCGGGATCGGTCATCAAGTCGAGGAAGTTGTCCCAGGTCCCTGGAGAACCATGGACAAAGATGATGGCGGGTTTTTCCGGATCTCCCGCGCATGTGCCCCGGATCACGCGGCCGTCAATGGCCACTTCGAAAGGAACGGAAGCATAGCCGGCCTGGGCGTAGGCTGCATCGATCTCTTCGGGCGAATGGCTGAAATCAATCAGGTGCAGACCGATCAGGCCGAGGATGACCAAGCCGAGAAGGGTGGCCCCGGTGATCTTGAGAACGCGTTTGAGCATGGAGCGGGATCATCCATAGGGGTGCCGGGCGCGCGGTCAATGATCCCGGCGCTCCTCCATTTTCGGAAGGGGGTTCATGCAGGGTTGTGGTCCCCGAGCGTGTGTTGCACCCCGGGACAGGCTTGCGCGACCGCCGAAAGGACCCGGGAGGCAAAGGGCAGTTTGCGGATGAGCCAACCCATGCCGAAGGCGACAACAAGGGTTGGGAGGGAGAGCACCAGGAATTTGGCCAGGAGGGGGAAGTCCCAGTGGCGCATCAACCAGGAAACGAGCAGCACGGGTATGGCGTGGATGATGTAAACGGCATAGGTGCTGTCGGAGAGGGCGCGGAGCAGTCGTCCCTGAGCATTGAAAACGCCTTGAAACAGTCCCAGAAGGCCGAGCATCAGGGTGATGCCCACGACCTGCTCATAGACCGAATATCCGAGGCTCTGCCAGTGCCAACCTCCCATGAATGGATCGAGATTTCCGGACGGAGCCCCACCGGCGATGAAGAGAATCGGGAAGGCCACCAGAATAAAGGCGTTGGCAAAGACCAGCCAGCCGATGCCCTGCTTGAGAGTCAGCGACTGCAGCCAGCCGCGTTGCCAGACAACAACCCCCAGTATCATCATGGCGATGTACTGCGGGAAGTGCGCGAGCTGGAGCTGGACGTGGGGCGCCCACCAACCGACGGGCATCCGGATCCGGACCATCCAGGTAATCAGGCCCAGGACGAGCGTAAACATTCCGATCTTCCACGGTTCTGGCATGGGCCCGGGCACCTCATAATGATTCAGTGGCCTTGCTCGGAGCAATCGAAACACGGTGTAGCCGAGGACGAAATAGATGAGGATCTCGACAAACCACATCGGCCCGAATCCGCGGCCGGCCCCTGTCTCCAGCACGTGGAGCAGTGAGGGGGCTTGACCGTCGGTCTGCGTCAACTGCCTCGCCAGGTAGAAGGTGAATGGCCCGATCAGGAAAAAGAAGGCAAGGGTGGGGATTCCCAGGCGGATGAGCCGCTCCCAGACAAACCTGGCCGGGCCTTTGCGGTTGTAGGAATCTGATACGAAGAATGTGGATACGAAGAAGAGCAGGCCCATGAAGAAGGCCTGGTTGGTGGAGACGAAGACGATGAGTGGCAGTTGGGCGAGAATGTTGTCCGGTTTGCCCTCGACGTAATACCAGTCCCCCGGTGCTCCGTAGACGATGGAGAAATGATGCAGCACCACGAGCGCGATGCAGAACACCCGCAGATTATCGATGAAGGTCAGACGGGGTCTGGCGGCTTCAGAGGACATCGGGGTTCAGGTTGGTGAAAGCGGGATCGGACGCAAGGGTCGGGGTTTTCGGCACGATAGGGCGTTCCCCGTTGTCGGGGCGAGAAAGAAGAGACCGGGGCTGATCGATCGATCGTTTACCGATCGAGCAGTCCGCCGGCGAGGATGCGGATGAACTCGCTGTTTCGCCTGAGGGTGGCGGCGTAGTCGCCCGGATCGTCCCGACCGATCACCACGACGAGGTTGTGATCCAGATCGATCCGCAGGGTCGAGGCGGTGGCGGAACCGTGGCCGATGACGTTTCCGCCGAGGTAGGCATCCTCCGGATCCGCCTCCATCGGATCCAGCATCCATTCCATGCCGATGCCCCATTCCAACTCGGGGTCATTGAGGGTGGGGACGTAGTCGATCAGGCGCTTTGGCAGGATCGCGTCGAAGGTCTCCGGCGAGTAGAAGCGATAAGGCCCATAGCTGCCGCGATTGAGGATCATCTGACCGACCCGGACGAGAAAGTCCGCCGTGTATCCGGCGCCGTAGCCGAGGTCGGTCTGTGTGACCAGTCCTTCACCCAGGGGGTCGAGGATGTTCTCCTGGAGCAGGGTGACCATGTCCTTGCCGGCAAGCAGTGACATCGCCATCCCGGCGAGGTTGTTGCCGTCGCCGGAATAGTGCCGGCGGAGTCGGGGCGTGGTCAGGGAGAACGCCTGCACATTGAGGTTGTTGTCGAGGTAGGGGTTGAAGATCCCTCGGGCCGTGGTGTGACCGGTCATCCCGCTCAGGTGGGTCCAGCAGTCGCGGTAGGTGATCGCTCGGGGTCCGTCGGTCGGGAAATCCGGCAGGACGTCGCCCAACGGCGTGTCCGGCGTCACGATTCCCTGGTCGAAGAACCGGGCCATGACCTGACCGGCCACCAGCTTGCCGATGGATGCCGGGGCAAAGAGGGAATCGATCTCGATGTCCGGCTCACGGGCCGAAGGAAATGCCTCGCGCATGAAGATGACCCTGTTGCGAGCCACGATGATGCGGAGTCCCGACGATGGATCGTCGCGGGTCCATTGGCGCGCATAGGCTCGCAACTTCTCCACGGTTCCGATTCGGATTCCCGCTTCAGCCTCCGTTCCCGAGTGCAGCTGGGGAGCTGGTTCCCTGAGGATTTCGACCGGTCTGAGTTCAACGGGGGTTCGCTTCTCCAACCGCATCCGCAGGGCGAGGCGGTGCCGCAGATCCTCCACAAACGAGCCCTGGAGGATTTCGTGTTCGTTGGAGACTCTGTCCGGTGTCGCTTCCCGTTCCTCCATCCAGGCGAAAAGGGCGGCCCCATCCTCGGTCGTGGTCATGTAGCGGCCCATCGACGCCCAGACCTGCCGACTGATCTCAGTCCGGTGGGCCTGCAGTTCATCGGCGGATAAGGTCAACCAGGGGTTGGTCCCCATCCCGATCAGGGATGGACGATCGTAGGGAGGTACGGAATAGCGCCCCATCCATTCGGTGTCTCCGGGTCGGTAGACGCCGACCAGGGTCCTGAAGGGCAGCCCGTCGCGGCACTCGAGGGTGATGTCGGCGTAATAGCGGCCGGGTTGATCGGGCCGTTCAACCTCAACGCCCATGACGTTGTACCAGGTCGGTTTGAGCTCGGTGTCCCTGAAGATCGTTTTCGCCAGTTTCGGCCGCTCGAAGGCGAGCTCGGGAAAGGCGGGGTTCCAGAGGATGAAGTCCTCCGCATTGTCCGGGATGATGCGCAGATCGCTCGCGTTTCTCCGCCATTCCAGGACGTTCTCGCGGCGCTGCCCTTCGTCGTCGTAGAGCTGGCAGAACATCTGCCAGCCGCCCGGTCCGTTTTCCACCTTGATCAGCAGACGGTTGGTGCCCTCTGCGAGATTCACCGGAATGACTTCCTGGGAGGGTTGCGCCTCTCTGCCGGAAGTCCAGACGTCAAGGACCCGGTTGCCGTTTGCCCAGACCCGGCCTGAATCGTCAGAGCCGAAATGCAGCGTCCAGGTCGTGGGCGCTTCGAGGACGATATCGGTGTAGGCGTAGGCGACCTGGTTATCGGTCGGTGGCGGGAAAATCTCGTTGAAATCCAGTTGACCATTGTCTGCCAGTGACGCCGGGATCACGGTCCTGGACACACCGTCCCAGACCACCTTCGTGTCGTCCCTGATGACCGCCCGGGCTTCTCCGCCCAGTACCTCAAGGAAGTCCGTGGTGAAGCCTGCGCGGGAAATGCCGCCAGGTCCCGGCTCGGGCAACATCAGGTTGGGAAACGGCCCGAGGACCTTCCATGAATCCGGAGCGAGGTTTTCGGGAAGGAGGGATTCGGTCGTTTGAGCCCAGGAAAGGGTCAGGCCGACGATCGGCAGCAGAAACAGTCTCTTCATGGCGCCTCCAAGGGTTTTTTCGCCGAAGTCTGAAAGGCCCGGCTCCACCAGGCCATTCGATTGTCCACCGGGGCGGGAGTCTGAAGCGAGGCTTCTCCGGCCTGTCGTCCGAGCTAATCACAATGTGCTCCGGAGAAGAGTCAGCTTGTGCCCCTTCACCGTGTCGGGCAGTTTCGTGGCTGCGGCGGTTGCATCCTCGGCCACTCCTGCATGGGATTGCCTGCCGGGTTGAAAATCTCCATGGAAGGTCCATAAAACAGTTCTTTGCGGCACCGGCTCCGTCCCCGGGAAAAGGGTGGGTCGGTGGACAGCCACCCGGATGGTCTCCGCACGGTGAACCCGGAACTCAATACCCTCATGCCTCTGGAATCCTGCTTTGCTGCACTGGCCGACGGAAGACTGCGTATCGGCAATGCCCTGATCGAACGCGAGTGGAGAATATCCCCCGACGGACTCCTGCGTTCGCTGAGCCTGGTCGATCGGGCGTCCGGGACCTCGTGGTTGGTGGCGGACCGTGAGGGGGCGCCCATCCTGCCCGAGGTCCGCCTCTCGGACGAGAGGCGCGCCGTGAAGCTCGAGGTTGTTCGCGGTCGAAGATTTCCGACCGAGAGCGAGTCGCTTGTCGCGACCCTGACGGCGAAAGGTGACCGGGTCACCTTGACGACGGTCTTTCAGGTCTTCCCGGATCTGGCAGGCATCAGTGTGCAACTCACCTGCAACGGTGGTGAGATCGGCCGTCCGTCGGGCTCATCGGATGCGAACAGTCCGCCAAGCGGGATCGAGGCCGTACCCGAGACCGCAGCCGCTCCGAACGAAGTTGATATTCTCGACAGCCTGGCATTGGCGCCCCGGCACCTGCGGCTCACCGCCGTGACCCTTCGCGACCAGACCGACCAGCACGACGAATTGGTTCACGAAGAGGAGCTCCTGCTGCACCCGAACAAGAATCGACGCGACTTCAACGGGATCCTCTTCGCGGTAGAAGACACGTTGACCGCAAACGGGCTTGTTCTGGTCAAGGAGGCCCCGTTGCCCCATGCCTGTCCGGTGGTGGCCGGTCCTTCGCTTGAGGTGCGCGGCCACACCTGCACGATCCGGGGTCACGGCACGGGAGGAGACGGATTACCGGGCTACCGGTTGACGATTCTGGCTTATTCCGGAGGACCCAATGGTCGGACGATGGCTCTGCACCGATGGCAGCGGAATCTGCGCCAATACCGCCCGGGACGTGATGGACTGGTCCTGACCAACACCTGGGGCGATCGATCGCAGGATGGACGGGTCAACGAATCGTTCCTGATGCAGGAGATTGAAGCGTGTGCCGGGCTCGGAGCCGACGTCGTCCAGATTGATGACGGCTGGCAGAAGGGGAAGACCGCGAATTCCCTCCAGGCCGGCGGGGTCTGGCAGGGGTTCTGGGCTCGGGACGAGACCTTCTGGGATGTCCACCCGGAACGGTTCCCGAACGGACTCGCTCCGTTGATCGAACGCACACGGACGCTCGGCTTGAAGTTCGGGTTGTGGTTTGCGCCGGACTCGGCTCTGGATTTCGAAAACTGGCGCCGGGACGCGGACTGCGTCCTCAACCTCCATCGGTCATTGGGGGTGACCTATTTCAAGATCGATGGAGTCAAGGCCGTCAGCAAAGCCGGTGAACGCAACCTGCGGCGGTTTTTCGATCGGGTGCTGGAGGCGACGGACGCGGAGGTCGTGTTTGATCTCGATGTGACGGCGGAGATCCGCCCCGGCTACTTCGGGATGATCAACGTGGGCCCGCTCTTTGTGGAGAACCGCTACACCGATTGGTTCAACTACTGGCCGCACCGTACTCTCCGCAATTTCTGGCAACTCACGCGATGGATTGATCCGGTTCGTCTGCGGATGGAGTTTCTCAACAATGCGCGGAATGCCGAGCGCTACCACGGTGATCCGCTTGCGCCCGCGGCCTGGTCGCCAGCCGGTCTGCTGGCCACGGTTTTCCTGGCCAGCCCTCTCGGCTGGTTCGAGGTCAGCGGATTGGCGCCATCCTATGTCAAGGCGGTTTCCGGACTGTTGAGAATCCGCACGACCCACCGGGATGCTCTCCTGACAGGAATGGTCATCCCGATCGGTTCGGTCCCCGATGGGGTCAGCTGGACCGGCTTCCTCTCGATGGATCCCCAGCAAAGCCGGGGCTATGCGCTTGTTTTCAGGGAACTCGCCGGGTCCTCGGAGTGGACGATCCCGATCAGCGGGCTGTTCGGCCCGAATCGGCTGGAGTTGGAGATTCTGGCCGGAGAGGGGACGGCTTCGGCTGACGGGAGAGAAATCAGGTTCTCGATTCCCGGTTCCCTGGGCTTTCTCCTGGTTCAGGTGGATGCCGGTCAATGAAACAGTCTTCGGGTGCGGCTGAAAATATCCAGAAGGTGTGGATTGCCAAATCACGGATTCTCGGCTTGAGGAAGGTGTTCACAAACTTCAACCCACAGTAACTCCGCTTATGGCTTTAAAGTATGCTCGGATGATTGCCGTCTCGCTGTTGCCCTTCGCTCTATTGGCGAATCCGGCAGCGGCCGCCCGATCCGTTTCGGATCTTCGCCTCGACACACCGGTCACCACAGACCGGGCTCCCCGCTCCGTCGCCACCAGCCCGGCTTCCGGCGAAATTGAGATCGTCATCCAGCTGCAAGGCCCGTCCATTGCCGAAGCGCACGAAAAGGACGCCAAGAAGAACGGCAGGATGCTCTCGAAGAAGGCGCAGAGAGACATTGCTCGGGCTCTTGAGTCCGAGCAGTCCGGGGTGATGGCCTCGGTCGCCCAATTGGGTGGACGGGAAGTGGCCCGCCTGACCAAGGTGCTCAACGCGGTCATCGTCAGCGTCGACGCCTCCAAGGTGGCCCAACTGTCGGATCTGCCCGGGGTGATCTCCGTCCGTCCGGTCGGCGAGTACGAGATGGATCTCACGGACACGGTTCCCTATATCGGAGCGGCGATGGCCCAGGCCGAGGGAATTGATGGCACGGGAGTGACCGTGGCGGTGCTCGATTCCGGTATCGACTACACCCATAAGAATCTTGGTGGGCCAGGGACTTTCCCGGACTACCTGGCGGCTTGGGGTACTGGAATCGGAGATCCTCTTCAGACCACCACGGACGGGCTCTTCCCCACTGATAAGGTGATCGGGGGCTACGATTTTGTCGGGGAACTCTGGCCGACCTATGGTCCCCGATCCGAGGATCCGGATCCGATCGACTACGAGGGACACGGCACCCATGTGGCCGACATCATCGCCGGCCAGAGCCTGGATGGGACGCACGTCGGCGTGGCCCCCGGGGCCAGGCTCTTCGCGATCAAGGTCTGCTCGGCCGTTTCTTCCTCCTGTAACGGAGAGGCCCTCCTTCTCGGCATGGAGTATGCCCTGGACCCGAACGGCGATGGGGATATCTCCGACGCGGTTGACGTGATCAATCTCTCCCTCGGTTCTTCCTATGGACAGATCGAGGACGACCTCAGCCTGGCCGCGAGCAATGCCGTCCGCCTCGGCGTCGTCGTGGTGGCCTCGGCCGGTAACAGTGCCGACCGTCCCTATATCGTGGGCTCGCCCTCATCGACACCCGAAGTGATCAGCGTGGCTCAGACCCAGGTTCCGAGCGCTGAGGCGATCCCCCTCAAGGTGAACAGCCCGGCTCCAGCGACTTATGGGAACACCGCTACCATCGACTGGGCCCCGATCGTCGGTAGCATTTCGGCCGATCTTCTCTACCCCGACACCAATCGTCTCGCTGGTGCGGAATTCCCCGCCGGGACCTTTGATGGGAAGATCGCTGTCATCGACCGCGGTAGTGTCTCCATTTCGTTCAAGGTCTACTGGGCTCAAAAGGCCGGTGCCCTTGCGGTCATTCTGGTCAATAATGCTCCGGGCGCCGCCCCGAGTTTCAGCTTCGGAGGATTGCCTGAAGATCCCCCGGCCTTCACCGACCTGGTCCCGACCCTGGTCGTCGGTCAGGAAGTCGGCAATGTGCTCAAGTCCCAGCTTGCTGCCGGCGCTGTCAATGCCACCATTGAGGATGTCGGTGGCATCCCGCTCGCGGGCAGCATGGTGGCCTCGTCCAGTCGGGGTCCCAGTGTCAGCTTCAACGCGATCAAGCCGGACATCGGCGCTCCCGGTGCGTCCATCTCCGCTGTGGTGGGAACAGGCGACGGAGTCGAAGCCTTTGGTGGTACCTCCGGGGCTGCCCCGATGGTTTCGGGGGCGGCGGCTTTGCTGCTCGAAGCCTATCCAAAGGCTTCGGTCGGCGAGATCAAAGCCCGCCTGATGAACAATGGGAATACTGAGGTCTATACCAACCCGGCCACCCAGCCGGGTGATCTGGCCCCGATCACCCGGATCGGTGGTGGCGAAGTCCAGGTGGACCAGGCGATCGCCGCGATGACGGCGGCCTGGGCCGAGGACGATTCCCAAGGACACCGCGGCTGGGGATGGTGGAATTTCGGTTCATGGGATGACCGGAGGGAGGCCAGACACGAGGATCGGAAGGCCAAGGCCTACGCGGTCAGCCTGTCTTTCGGATTCCAGACGGTCCCGTGGAAACAGATTATCAATCAGACGGTCCGGGTAACCAATTATGCCAACCGGGATCGCACCTACACCATCAATCCGACTTTCCGCTACGCCGATGATGCCGCCAGCGGAGCGGTCAAGATACTCACTCCGAGAACGATCCGGGTGAAGAAGAACTCCAGTGCCACCTTCAAGGTGCTCCTCTATATCGATGGTTCCAAGCTGCCGTTTTACGTCCTCAACGGGGGCCCGCTGGGCGGGACCGGGGCCAGTCTTCAGGTCAATGAGTTCGACGGATACCTGGTGATCGCCGATCGCGACGACTCGGTGAACCTGCCCTGGCAGGTGCTGCCTCACAAGGCCGCGGATGTCAAACTGGAGGGACGGTCGGTCAATCTCAGGAAGGGCAAGGGCGACTTCAGGCTCCGCAACTGGAGCCCGGTTCTGGATGGCGAGGTTGAGGTTTTCGATCTGCTCGGAAGCAGTCCGAAAATCAAGAAGCAGTTTCTTCCCGGCCCGGGTGACAACCTGGCGGTGATTGACCTCAAGAGTGTCGGTGCGGCCTTTTTCGGCTTCGATGGCGGTGGCTACCCGGTCGGTGGCATCGCGATCAGCGCCTACGGACGACGGGCGCATCCCAACTACCCGGCGGGTTTCGAGATCCAGTTCTTCATCGATGATGACGACGAGCCAGACTACATCGTCTACAATGCTGAGTTGGGCGGTGCGTTTGCTGCGGATGGACGCAATGCGGTCTATCAGGGATCGATTGCGACTGGGTATACCGCCTACTTCCTGAGTGACGCCCAGCTGAATTCGGGGAACATCATCCTCCCATTTTACCTGGATGAACTCCCCAACTGGAGCTACGAAGACGGAGCGACCGTTCGGATGGCGGTTCTGGCCTATGACAATTACTTCACCGGCATTGTCAGTGATGTGATTGAGGTGGGTCAGTACACCTTCGGGCTGCCGAAGTATGACGGCGGCGGCCTTCTCACCGTTCCGGCCTGGAGCGGTTCAAAATTCCCGGTAACCGCGGTCCCGGGAGGGGCGGAGGCTTCGCCGTCTCAGACGGGCCTTCTCCTCATGTATCGGGACGGGGCGAATCGGGAATCGGAGGAAGTCCTCATCAAGTAACCCTTCCCGTTCCGTTCGATATTCTCCAGGGGCGCTCCGCGAGGGGCGCCCCTGTTTATTTTTTTGTGGTGCCCCGGGT carries:
- a CDS encoding S8 family serine peptidase; protein product: MALKYARMIAVSLLPFALLANPAAAARSVSDLRLDTPVTTDRAPRSVATSPASGEIEIVIQLQGPSIAEAHEKDAKKNGRMLSKKAQRDIARALESEQSGVMASVAQLGGREVARLTKVLNAVIVSVDASKVAQLSDLPGVISVRPVGEYEMDLTDTVPYIGAAMAQAEGIDGTGVTVAVLDSGIDYTHKNLGGPGTFPDYLAAWGTGIGDPLQTTTDGLFPTDKVIGGYDFVGELWPTYGPRSEDPDPIDYEGHGTHVADIIAGQSLDGTHVGVAPGARLFAIKVCSAVSSSCNGEALLLGMEYALDPNGDGDISDAVDVINLSLGSSYGQIEDDLSLAASNAVRLGVVVVASAGNSADRPYIVGSPSSTPEVISVAQTQVPSAEAIPLKVNSPAPATYGNTATIDWAPIVGSISADLLYPDTNRLAGAEFPAGTFDGKIAVIDRGSVSISFKVYWAQKAGALAVILVNNAPGAAPSFSFGGLPEDPPAFTDLVPTLVVGQEVGNVLKSQLAAGAVNATIEDVGGIPLAGSMVASSSRGPSVSFNAIKPDIGAPGASISAVVGTGDGVEAFGGTSGAAPMVSGAAALLLEAYPKASVGEIKARLMNNGNTEVYTNPATQPGDLAPITRIGGGEVQVDQAIAAMTAAWAEDDSQGHRGWGWWNFGSWDDRREARHEDRKAKAYAVSLSFGFQTVPWKQIINQTVRVTNYANRDRTYTINPTFRYADDAASGAVKILTPRTIRVKKNSSATFKVLLYIDGSKLPFYVLNGGPLGGTGASLQVNEFDGYLVIADRDDSVNLPWQVLPHKAADVKLEGRSVNLRKGKGDFRLRNWSPVLDGEVEVFDLLGSSPKIKKQFLPGPGDNLAVIDLKSVGAAFFGFDGGGYPVGGIAISAYGRRAHPNYPAGFEIQFFIDDDDEPDYIVYNAELGGAFAADGRNAVYQGSIATGYTAYFLSDAQLNSGNIILPFYLDELPNWSYEDGATVRMAVLAYDNYFTGIVSDVIEVGQYTFGLPKYDGGGLLTVPAWSGSKFPVTAVPGGAEASPSQTGLLLMYRDGANRESEEVLIK